The DNA segment TGGCGTCGATGCTTTCGTCGAAGGTCAAGCCGGGCGGCCGGATCGCGTTGTCGGGCATCCTTGCGCGGCAGGCCGACGAAGTCGCGCAGATCTACGCGCGGTGGATCGAGATCGGCGTATGGCGCGAACACGAAGGTTGGGTATGTCTCACCGGAACGCGCCGCGAAAGCCATTAGAATAAGGCGTATTGTCCAACCAACGGCCCTAAGGCTTACCGGCTCAATATGCTCCTGGCGACGCGTTGCCCCTTCTGCGAAACCGTCTTCCGCCTGCAACCGGCGCAGCTTGCCTTGCGTCGCGGCCTCGTGCGCTGCGGGCATTGCAATCAGGTATTCGACGCTTCAAACAGTCTCTACGATGTAGCCGACGGCGGAGACTTCTCCACCGCCAGGCCGGTCGCCGCCGCTGCGGCGATCGACGCGATCTCCGGCGTGCGTCCGAAGGGCCCGGATTTCAGCGCGGAAGCGTGGGACCCCTGGGCCTCCGCACCCGACGCCGCGGTCGACAACCGTCTGCTGCACAATGCGCGCAACGTGCCGCTGCAACCGGTGTCGACCGGTGCGGGCGTCGCGGTCACGCCGCGTCACGCGGCCGAGCCGGAACTGCCTGCGCATGCGTCCTCCGCGCCCCTTCCTGCGGACCACGAACCGATTCTCGCCGACGCGCCGCTCGACCCCTTTGCATACGACGCCGACGTTCCCGCCGAGGAGCCGCCGCGCGTGTGGCACAAGACCGGGCGCATCAACGAGCCGCCTATGGAAGAGCCGGTGATGAACGCGTCGGCGGCATTGCGTGGCGCGCCGGATAACGAGCCGCGCTTTAGCCCGGCGGGTGCGGGCGCGGCGGCGGGTGCAACTGGCGCCGCTGCATTCGGGACGGCAGGCGCCGGTGCTGCGGGTGCTGCGGGTGCTGCGGCAGGAACCGGCGCTGCGGCCGCGCGTGCGCCTTCGG comes from the Paraburkholderia sp. PREW-6R genome and includes:
- a CDS encoding DUF3426 domain-containing protein; this encodes MLLATRCPFCETVFRLQPAQLALRRGLVRCGHCNQVFDASNSLYDVADGGDFSTARPVAAAAAIDAISGVRPKGPDFSAEAWDPWASAPDAAVDNRLLHNARNVPLQPVSTGAGVAVTPRHAAEPELPAHASSAPLPADHEPILADAPLDPFAYDADVPAEEPPRVWHKTGRINEPPMEEPVMNASAALRGAPDNEPRFSPAGAGAAAGATGAAAFGTAGAGAAGAAGAAAGTGAAAARAPSAGSRGEPFSVQPVHEDDDPFPVMRETRPAEPRRVGWMVGGIILAVLLVVSLLAQLAWWQRETVLVYLPSSQALYAKVCEQLDCQIMPPHDIDGLQVEPSDLRQIDGPHKLELKMPLRNRFNVALAYPAIELTLLDDQNNVALRRVLWPHDYVPPGTPIAAGLPARSTQTMIVHLDTGNAVASNFRVQIFYP